In Mesoplodon densirostris isolate mMesDen1 chromosome 2, mMesDen1 primary haplotype, whole genome shotgun sequence, the DNA window aTACTTAAGAagatatcatgtgatattaagaataattttattaAGGGAAGGAATATATTTAAACAGTATACTATAATGTCAGCCTTCTCATTATCAGAAGAATAAGGTCTATAGGAAACATAAGCATATCTAAcaacagaaaagtaaaaactCCACTGGAGCATTATTTTACTAGGATCTACCTGCATACtgctaaataaaatgtatatactacctttttgctgtttgtttatttttttcttggctgcgttgggtctctgttgctgcacgtgggctttctctagttgcggtgagtgggggctactcttggttgcagtgtgtgggcttctcattgcggtggcttctcctgttacggagcacgggctctaggcatgcaggcttcagtatttgcagcacatgggctcagtagttgcggcacgcaggccctagagcatgtgggcttcagtagttgcggcacattggctcagtagctgtggtgcacaggctctagggcacatgggtttcagcagttgcaacacacaggctcagtagttgtggctcgtgggctctagagtgcaggctcagtagttgtggcgcacgggcttagctgctccgcggcatgtgggatcttcccggaccagggatcaaacccatgtttcctgcactggcaggaggattcttaaccactgcgccaccagggaagtcctttgctgttgttttaaaaCATGATATAGAGCACCCTGTCTTTTTACTTTCCCTACCTCActgtgcagaaaagagttaacatagcAAGCTTAAGACATTTCAAAGGCCTGCTTACaaggttggcccttggctggcatctgggaacttggatttcAGGGGGGTTCCCACTGATAGGCGATTGCTCACTATACCTAAACTGTTTGTGCAAGCAATATGGTTTATGCTTAATACATGCTTTCCTTTTGCAAATCTAGGATTTTGGTATGTGTTAGGCAGAGGGTGTCTATGAGACAAGGCTATGGTAAAAACTCTGGGAACTGAGCTTCGCTGGTAGACAACATTTCACATATGCTATTTCAACTTATCCTCTATGACTCCAGTAGGAGAAAACTCTTGGAAGCCTGTGTCCTATTTCCTCTAGACTTGACCTCTTTCCCCTTACCTTATTTTGCTTTATATCTTTCACTAAAATTAATCACAGCTGTGAATATGACTAtatgctgagtcctgtgagttCTGCTAGAAAATAACAGAACTTAAAGGTGGCCTTGGAAACCCCTGCATACCACCCCTTGCCTTTTCAAGTTGGAGAACCCACATATTCCATTTTGAACACCCGCCTCTTCTCactctacattttctccctggaAAATCACATTCACTAGTACAGTTTCAGCTATCACATTTATTCTGTTACCCccaatcctaaactcctaattaatTACAACTGCCTATAGGACATCTTCATCTGAAGTGCACAGGCACTTcaaactcaaaaataaactcattataGCCCCATAATTTCTCTCCCTTAGTATGCTCCCAAATTTACTTCTCTCACACTTACTATTTACATTAGAAATCACCACACACCCTAAATTCTGTGGCATTCAAGGTCCTTCATAATCTTTTACCAGCCTGGTCTTCTATGCTCATATACCATGATTCCCCACATACTTTAAGTTGCAGTCACACCAGATTAATTACCCTTCCTTCAGCAGATTACTGCCTCTTTGCACTTGCTTTTTATCAATTGCATTGTCTACCCTCTCTCTGTATGGTAAATGCCTACTCACCAATGCGACAACTCAGTtcccaacaaaacaaacaactctCTCTCTGTACTTGAAAGGATTTAGTTCATATATCTAACATAATACtagttttattataattatttttgcaCTTCCCCCTATTTCACTGTAAGGTACTTTAAGGGCAGGCTCTTTCCTTCACAGGTAACAGCGTCCCTGACCTCACAGAGTTTACAGTCTAATGGGGGAAAGAACCAATAAACAAAGGATATGAATGCatttatatgtacacacacacacacacacacacacagtgagagaaagaaaaagtgcaAGAGCATGCAAGCAAAAATAAGAAGCAGCAAGGAGTGCAGGGTAAGACGATACAGAGTGATGGAGCTGCTATGTTTAAAAGAGTCACCAGCAAAGGCTTCTCCTAGGTAAGGAGAAGCCTTAATGAAGAGAAGTCAAATGAATGTGAGAAGGAAAAGCATTCCAGCTAAAGAAAGAGTAAATACAAAGGCTTTGAGAAGAGCTTAGCACATATGGTGATCCTTAAGAACCCTTTCCATTTGAAATATCTAAGTCTATGAAAAGTAAAACTAGCTGGATGATGGTTTTTCAACTCTAATTATTCTGCTATGTTCTAGAAACTTAGGGAAAAAAtcacttaattttcaaaatgaggtcaataacattttgaaaagcaaaatatttgcttttgttcatattaaatgatattttattgattcctttaaaaagtaacttCCAAACCTATACATTTTTAActgatatatagtctcataaaTCTTATAGCAGACAAAACTGATTTAAGTTCTAGACAAAATGTTCAATTCATTTAAGTGAAATCTGatcacaaaaattattaaaaactcaCTTACCTGTGTATGGATAGATGAAACAGCAACAACTTCAACATTAAAAACACCTTTGTGATTATCTACCCATTTCATGCCAGGTAGAGGAAcctataagatattgaatacaatGACCACAGATGCTTAACTTGATTATGAATTCTGAAACAAATgtgaattatgaaaaaaattacaatatctCAATGAGAAAAAATACTGTGGAAATATATTGTATGCACTACAAATAAATGTAGAACttatattttgttcttattaCAAAAATCAGTATGTTTCCTACAAGAGAAGTAAAAGGCTCAAGGAgcaaaaggcagaaaatatacgCTCAAAATTCTATCTTCTCAGAAACATATACCTTTATATCATTCCAGATCTTCCCTTatgcatgtgtatttttaaatacacCCTTACACAGGTGATATATCAAACATATTATATTGAAACCTGTTCTTCACCTATTACATTGTGAATCTCTTTTCATGCCAATAAATTCACATCTACAATATCTTAACGGCTTAACAGTatcctattttctttattttaaacactTCTATTATGTTTTAATTGggctttaaaatattcataagcAAAGGAAGTCTATTGTTTTAAggattagaaaacatttttttctgatataaattGCTAGCAGTgttaattaaaatcatatcacaaaaattatttttaaaagggagtACATCAGTTCTCTCTATTCTTCCTGCTGAGTACAGCTAAAAACCCTGAACatgatacataaaataaacataaagacTATAAGGGGAGAGAAGGATGCAGACGGGCTAGGGACCTCAGGATACAAGAAACTATAAGGCGGTGTTTCCTGGGTTTTAGTTTTGCCTCATGCATCCTGGGCTAGTTGCTAGAGCAGCTGGcaacccagaattgccaaaagaaacagacaaacaaacaaaaaaaaaactccaggaaAAGCCTGCTCCCTCTAGTGAAATGCAACAATTGCCCTAATCTGGCCAAACACAAGGAAACAAATCACAGCCCCATTCCACCTCCACAGGCTGAGTGAGGGGCCTAGGTGTCTACCCTCAGCTGGCTATAATGAAGTTCCTCAATCCCTACCCCACCCTCACAAATACTGTCTGGTATCAGAGAAGACAGAGATGGGAACTGGTCCCAGTCCAGTGATAAAAAGTATCTCCACTAATTGTGGGGTCAGTGGAGGCCAACCAGGGAAAAGTAACAAGCTTCCCCCTCACCCTCACAGCCAGGGAGGTGTCAACTGAGGCCCCAAATCCTACCTCCACCCAATAATAAGCCACCCCCAACCCAACGCGGAGTGGGGAATGTGAATCTTTACCTCCACCTGGCAACAGGACCTCCCCCTACTGCTAAAACACAAGACTTATGTAAGATCTAGAGTCATAACATAATATGCAAAATGTTCAGGATATAACAAAAAATCACAcatcataccaagaaccagaAAAATTTCAacttaaatgagaaaagacaatcaagAGACATCAATATTTAGATACTGGACAGATCTGACAAGGAGTTTAAAACAGCCATCAGGGGAAAAAAGTGCTCCACAAGCAAttacaaacatccttgaaacaaatgacaaaaatagaaagtctcagcaaaacaaaacaaaacaaacaaacaaaatatatatatacacatatataggaaGATAGGATTTCTTTCCCATGATTTTATATTGTtattatatgaagaaaataaaaccaaataaagtAAGTTTCCTATTACAAAATTCAATTCTAAGTAGGTAAGAAATGCAATATCTTTACTGAGGCAAATAATACAGGtattgaaactttaaaaaagaaacaaacgcTGGTGGAGTAAATTGAAACTACTCAGCACAAGAAACAGTACTAGCTCTTTCAACCCAAAACACTcattttcagctttaaaaaaaaaggacatccAAATAAAATGTGAACACATACTTCTTTAAAAACAGTCTGCAGCATCAATATCTTCTGGGCACTTGAAGAAATGTAAAAAGTCAagccccagcccagacctaccTCATCAGTAACTCTGGGAGTAAGGTTTAAACAAGTGGTGTTATTACAAACactccaggtgattttgatgcatgCTAAAGTAAGAACTACTCTCTTAAAATATTCTAACAAACAGTGTGGCAATAGGAATGGCATAATAGTAGCAGACACTTCTTTagcacttttcatgtgcctggtaCCATTCTAAATGTTCTACATATGATTAATCATTCAGTCATCAACATAACTCAATTATTGTAGGCATTAATTATTCTCCtcaatttacagataagaaaattcaGGCTGAGAGACTATCTTAATGAGCTCGGTTTGCCACAACAAAATGTCAtatactgggtggcttaaataacagaaatttattttctcacggtCTGAAAACTAGAAAAGTCCAATGTCAAGGTGCCACCATAGTCAGTTTCTGGTGGGAACCTCTTCCTAGCTTGCAGATGACCAcctttcactgtgtcctcacacagccaagagagcaagctctctggtgtctcttcttacagTGCACTAATCCCAGCATGAGggcccatcctcatgacctcatttaacctaattacctcccaaaggccccatctccaaattctatcacattgggggttagaacAATTTAGTCCACAGCAGAATAAGAAACTCACCTGAGGTCAGTGGGAGCTGGGAGTGAAATCTTGGATATTATGTTATACTGCCTTTCAAAGGTATatgagattagaaaaaaaaatcaacaacaaaaaaactttcaTAATCCCACACCCCTGTGAGAGCTAACTTTGCTAAATTTGTTGTATATTTTCCAAACTATTTCCACCCAGTTGCTGATATATCTACATATTGAGTTTGGTTGTCACtacattatttgtttgtttttatatttttattacaaatgtcCCATTGGGATATTTAAATCTATATCACTCCTCTTAACTACTGTACCACTGTATGGCTatacaaaaatttaattaaacaaaccCTTGGTCGACATCCAGgtaatttccattttttactttttgctaATACCAATAAtcctataattttcttctttaaattcatacaacaaatatttactgaagtcTCTATACAGTTTTCTAGGTACTAGGGTTTCATGATAAACATAACATCTGCTCTCAGGGAGCTTACTACCCATTTcttgtagaaaaaaagaaaataagaatttcagatagtgataagtatttagtaaataaaaatggattaaaaatgatAGACTGTATTAGCAGTGTGGAGGAAGGAAGGGTTGAAAATTCATGGAGTGAGGGAAAGCCTCTCTGAGGAAGTGCTATTTGAAATAtatgatgaaataaatataatgaaaagaCTCCAGCCATGAGGAGATCatgaagaagaaagacaaaattcAAAGACTGAGAGGCTGGAAAAAATTTGGAAGAAGCTGTAAGTACAGAACAAGGGGTGTGGTGGTAGTAGAAGATGATGCTGCAGAAGTGGAAGAGCCCAGGTCTTTCAGAGATTTCCTGTAGGTCGCAGGAAAAAAGATCTAGATTATATTCTAAGTACAATGAAATTCCGaaggaacattttattttgataataaaCACTAAATCTTAGTAATataatgctgaatgaaaaaagcaagtcTCAGAGGATTATTTATAGCATAATAACCTTTTcattaaattcataaaataagcAAAGTAAACAATGTATTCTTTAGGCACAtatatacctcaattaaaaagtagttttagagatttccctggtggtgcagtggttaaaaatctgcctgccaatgcaggggacacgggttcaagccctggctgggaaaatcccacatgccgcggagcaactaagccggtgcaccacaactgctgagcctgtgctctagagcccgtgagccacaactactaagcccacgcgccacaactacagaagccagtgcgcctagagcccatgctccacaacaagaggagccaccacaatgagaagcccgcgcaccgcaacgaaggagtagcccccgctctccgcaactagagaaagcctgcacgcagcaacgaagacacagcacagccaaaaatatatttttgaaaaaaaaaagtagttttaccgggggtgggggggtgggggtgattgagattgggagattgggattgacatatatacattaatatgtataaaatagataaccaataagaacctgctgtataaaaaaataataaaattaaattaaaaaaataaaagattctatGGGAAAAAAACCTTACAGAAAAATGGTCTGAGAGTATCTCAGTCAACAAAATAAATGGCCTCTCACCCACTTTATTTCTGGCCCACATAGGCTGAGATCACCATGGAATTCTTTGCCTTACCATACAGACCATTTATACTCAGTTTTATTTTACCCCAACTCTAgtactttttttaaatcatttttttctccctaataTTCTACTTCTTTGCTTGTTAACATCTCTCTTTGCAGCTCTACGTTTCTTATTCTCAAAATCTGATTCCTGGctcacccccctgcccccaccttccCAGAAATGATTGGAAATACAGGTGTATAACCAactcagaagatttttttttttttaagttcagtaCATGAAACCTCCAACCACATCTGGCCATTCACCATTCCAGACATTTTGGTAGGTGTTGATTTACCCCTAATATTTTGATGTTTGTAATACACTAAATTCTCCATTAATCAGAATGGAATATTCTGGTTAAATTTCTAAAGAAGATaaactttttaataaactttGCTCTTGCTGGAAATAAAAAAAGTAGTTTTAAGAGGCTAGTTTtcaaaacaatgtgaatgtacttaataccacagaactgtacacttaaaaatagttaaaatggtaaattttatgttatgtatattttaccacaattttttttaaaggctagcTTTTTGTAGTTAGAAGGAAGAAGAGTGTGGAATAAGGGAGGAGCACATAAGTGATGTAAACTATTGTCAGTGTTCTAGCTCTTGGATTGGGTGGTGGATTCATGAGTGtgtattatattattaaataaaataacaaaaaattgaaaagtgtAACTATCTTCAGATGTAACCActgttaagttaaaaaatatcCTATATGCTGATCTTTGCATATCTATGCAAATAGAGATGATAAACTGCCATGCTAGTCTATATGTCAATCTTGTATGAATCTTGTAAGCATGAATCTGCTTCCTGGAGCCCAATAAACACTAATCCTGAAAAGGTGATGACACTGAACTGAGATAAATTCACTAGAATACCATCACTCTGTTGAGGCATATTGGTGGCCAAGGTTTTCCCTTCACCATAAAGTTCCAACAGTATTCAACAATAATGAGTCCAGTTTGGGACATTTTATGTCTGAGATATCTACAGAACATCCTGGCAAAGACATCATTAGGCTTTTTAATTTACCAGACAAATAACTGGCAAGAAATGAGTGAGCAGAGATGCAGATTTAAGATTCATCAACTAGCAGTAGGAGTCAGGAGCATCTTGGTCTTCTTGTAAGTTATATACTACACCACTCTGAGAGTACTGTTCACAGAACTGCAGTCAGTGATCCTGCCTGGGAAGAGTGCTTACAGATTCAGAGTGAAAAGAACGTGAAAACTTAAGGGGGAAACACCAGAAAACCAAGAAAGTGTGGTGAAACAAAGCCAACAAAGGTTCACCTTCCTTTTCACCcagttttaagaagaaaatgatcCATTTATCACTGAAAATTACCACTGAGTGAAATATAATAAAGCAATAGTTCACTAGTTACAGAAATTAGTTTCTCAGTACCTAAGTGTGATTATATGGCAAGCTTCATATTCTAAGGTCCAAAGAACTGTTGAAGTTAACACATCTCAGAAGTTCTCTGACTTTCTGAATCAAAGAGAGCTCAACCTCAACCAGGAAAGTGAATACAAAATTGCATTAAGTAATGACCTATAaaagtcatttaaatatttatctctCACTTGCTTTAAATTAAGCACTAAAATTCATATATACTattctttaaatataataatgatgcTAAGAATATATACTCTTCTTTTAATATAGtaattaaaatacacaaaagttTAAGCACTTAATCAGGTGGTTTAATCTCACATATCAATCAGCCATACTATGTATCTATAGTCAAATCCAAATTAtcaccatattcttttttttttttacatataaagataGAATATAATTAATGACATCATTAGGATATTATAAAAGTCAGAAGACTTGCATGGGTAAAAAAAATTGTCACCAAACTCATGATAAACCCTaggaattaaagaaaagaatccttcctccaagttttttttttttttttttttttggaaggacaGGAGAGAAGCAAGAATAGAACAGTTCAATATAACTACATCTAAGGAATTTCCCCTAATTGCCTTTCTCAAAACTCACTGCCTTGGTAGAAAGATACTGAAGATGGATGGAGAATACTGCACCTAAGTAAAATTCTATCCATTTctgaaacaaaaaaaggaaaagaaaaagtttgggAACTAAAGGCTCCCAGcacttggtttcattgattcatttaatcTCATCAGATTTAGTACATCAGctaaatacaatggaaaaagcAACACAACTGAAGGTATTTTTATCTGAACCACTTTATAGACACTACAAATTACAAAAACAGCTGTAACAAAACCAGCGCCTACCACTACCAGGATGAAGATCTGAAAGGAAGCAAGCGGGTTCTTGCTACTTGCCAAGTCATTAATTGCTTTACTTGCTCCAGAGCCAGGAAAACTTAGGTGCATATAAAGAAACGTAATATGGAATATAGCTCACAGCACAATATGATGAAATAAAATCTTTTGATACACAAATATAGCTTTGGTTGACAGTTTATTAAATACACTACATTTGTACCTTATTCTGtagttttttaaatcattcaCACATGGACTTAGTAAAAATGTACTTTATAGGAAACCATctgcaaaactaaaataaaaataaaaatgcacattttgCCCACATCTTAAACTGCTGAAAATGTTaggaattattttattgaaggtGATCCTGAAACATAAGGTGACTAGTGTTTATTAAATCTGACACCAGACCATGACTTCAGTAGTGTTAATGTTGAAATGTGTATGCAAAAACGTCTATTAACTAAACTGTTTAATCTAACAGTGTTTGAGAAACAGGACaatataaagtattatttttcctttacagaCACTTCTCTAAATCCATTTTCTGTACACTTTTTTCTCTCCCATTCACCGAATTAGCTGTGCAGATTGAtgaggcaaaaacaaaacaaaacaaaacaacaaacaaactaGGTCCTATTTACAAAACATGCAAAGGGAGAATTTTAAGTCGGTGTTACGGCAGAACTGGTTAAAACTAAATACAGTCGAGTGACAGGATATACCTTTACTTCTGCAAATATAAGTCTTTCCCCCATCCTTTCTGGGAGAAATACATTTTCAGGGTGGGGATTGTAAAACGGCATACAAtgtaaagacagaaataaagaagtTTGCAAATTCTTTATATTTCCAGCTGTTGAGACAATATTTTTGAAAGTTGAGGTTACCTCTAGCGGCGAAACCAGAGCCAGATATTAAGCAGCCAGAATGCTACAGTAATTGAATACATGACCATTTCTCTTTTAGCACGTTCTTTGTTCTCCTCTTCCAGAAGTTGTAGACGTCTATTTAGTTTGATTATCTGTCGTCTTAATGAAGCTGCATCTACAACAGTCATGTCATCTGAGGTTCCTTCAGTCGTTGTATCTATATTTGAAATGCCATACCTGGCGTTGTCATGATGAGGGTTAGAGGTGGCGGCAGCAGACCCACCACGCAACACAGGTCTTTCACAACGTATTTCATTTTGTCTTCTCACAATGGAGTCAGTCCTGACCAGCTGTCCATTTTGGCGAACAGCATTTTCACTCATAGAGCGCTCTCTTTTTAGCCTGCCAACTGCACGGATTTCTTCATTTTGAGGGGTTGGAGCAGGTTTTTCTAAATCCAGAAAATCTAGTggtctttcacttagtgtaagtACACGAGGTGGTGTTTTTAGTGCCAGAGGTTTGAAGGGAGTTGACTGTATAAAGTCAAGATCTGCTGGTCTTGAAAATGCAATGTCTTCATTATTTCCTGCTACAACAATTCTCTCTGGAACCTGCATAATCACACTAGCATTTGAAACTCCTTCTTGGAATCCTTGTTCCAGGTCAGCATTTGGTGGTGCTACCTTTAATTTTTCCGGGACCCTCATTCGCTGACTTATACCTTTGGTGTATTCCATTTCATATTGAATTCGACTAATTTCCGCCATCTCAGCAGCACTGGGAGAAGGAAATGCTGCCCCACTCACTAAAAGTGTACCAACTATTGCTTGCTTTTTGGCATTATCTGTTTCTGTGCTTCATATTAAATCCTTTAACTTGCTTCAATATGCATGTGCTGGATTTAGAGCCACTTTTGTCCCCCTGGGCCCGCTGAAGGTCCCTGGCGAGGACCGCCGCCCGCCGGCTCCCGGGGCTATCACCATATTCTTTATATATGAACATACACATTGTAGCTAGAAGAAAACCATCAGCCTCCCCTTTAGAACGCTGACCTTGCATCTGCAAGTCAATTAAGAACAAATCCATAACttccataaaattatattttcttttaaaatatttccttttgaaataCAATGCTACCCCTGACAGAAgactaatttattttactgaaaagaTATGTTCCTGGAAAACTGAATGAAAGATTTGGGGATTGGGGGGGTTCTGTCCTATTTCTTTCCTACcgtctttattcattcatttaataaatattcattaactgTCTACTATGAgccaagcactattctaagcactggTAGATACAGCAATGCATAAGAAAGACAAAGTCCTTAACCTCATGGAGTTTATACTCTGTAGAcaataaacagataaacaaagaTATATGAACTATAAAGTCagtggtaagttttttttttttttttttggctgcgccccacagcatgtgggaacttagttcctgaccagggatcgaacccgagcccctgcagtggaagtgcagagtcttaaccactggactgccagggacgtccCAGTGATTAAGTATTATGAGGATAAAGCAAAGGGATAAAAAGCGGTGAAGGCTGCTACTTAAAACAAAGTAATTATAGATGACTTCTCTGAAGAGGGGATATTTGAGTGGATATCTGAATTAAATAAGAAGCAGGTCTTGTGATAGATAGGTCTTGCCAGCAAAGGAAAGTACAAACGGCCTGAGATGGGAATGTGCTCTTCATGTATGAGGAACAACAAAGGCGCTGTGCTATATAGTCAGGGCAGAGTGACAGAGAATGGTGAGAAAGGAGGTCAGAGCGGTAGCCttacattgcctttttttttttaattaaaaacaatacaaatttatttgtgAAAACTTTTAAAgttctataatgaaaaataaatgccaCCAGGAGAACATTCACAAGACACATTTCAGATTAATGGTTACAAACAGTTGTAGTCAAAGCATTAAGAGACATTGGTAATCATCATGTAATCGTTCTCAAAAGGCACTTTGGTTTTTGAACAGTGGCTACTGATTCTTGATTGAGATTTTcccaatgttttttttctttcaagtcaCATATGTCATCATCAAAGCTGCTAATGTCCCttggaaaataatattattacttCACTATATACATActtagagagaaaagaaagagcaagTTTGAGAAAACTATCTTTGTAATAAAAAGCCCATTTCATTCAAACTGGAGAATTTCAGTGTGAGAGAAACTGACCTCAGGAGACAGTACAGAATAAGCCTGTGGTGGTTTTTCCAGTGAGACCGGTAGGCAAAACTGCCCAGTCTTTAATCGTCCATTCTGAAGCATCGGTATccacttttaaataaaaaggaaacaatattaatttaaatatgtttgCTATAAAAGTAATTACTTGGAAAATCTGTTTTAAGAACTTGGTATGAGCCAAATTCGTTTCACATCACTAAACACCAAGGGGATTTAATTATGTAGGTAATAATAATAGGTTTTCATAATTCATCTAAAGAAGTTTCCCCAACAATATTTAAGGAGGATCACCAAAACATTATTACCAACTAACTATGCAATACTTAAATTTATAGCAGGTCCCCATTATCCAAGGGAAAGTTGGTAATAGAAAAGGccacaaagtgaatcaattttaAACTGGGGTAATAGTGTCAATGTAAATAGGGAAAGAAAGATTTGATTAGATAAGAATgttgaaaacaaaactaaaaagtaTGACATAaacttattttcttacatttagcAGAAATTC includes these proteins:
- the LOC132480223 gene encoding mitochondrial fission factor-like; protein product: MAEISRIQYEMEYTKGISQRMRVPEKLKVAPPNADLEQGFQEGVSNASVIMQVPERIVVAGNNEDIAFSRPADLDFIQSTPFKPLALKTPPRVLTLSERPLDFLDLEKPAPTPQNEEIRAVGRLKRERSMSENAVRQNGQLVRTDSIVRRQNEIRCERPVLRGGSAAATSNPHHDNARYGISNIDTTTEGTSDDMTVVDAASLRRQIIKLNRRLQLLEEENKERAKREMVMYSITVAFWLLNIWLWFRR